The following proteins come from a genomic window of Flavobacteriaceae bacterium MAR_2010_188:
- a CDS encoding RNA polymerase sigma-70 factor, ECF subfamily, with translation MELEEAIEKAKANDQIAFNYLVETFWNDVYGFQLKRTKNENDAEDITIQTFSKAFDRIETYKSSFTFKTWLMTISKNLHIDLLRHRKSNLDNQTSNEKNSDYYDIIDESPSAEDVLITEQNLAKLLRDIKRLKPHYQSVINLRYFQELSYNEISEELGEPVNNVKVKLLRAKKLLAEIIQKT, from the coding sequence TTGGAATTAGAAGAAGCAATAGAAAAAGCAAAAGCAAACGACCAAATCGCCTTTAATTATTTGGTAGAAACATTCTGGAATGATGTTTATGGTTTTCAACTTAAGAGAACCAAGAACGAAAATGATGCAGAAGACATTACTATTCAGACTTTTTCTAAAGCTTTTGATCGCATCGAAACCTACAAAAGCAGTTTTACTTTCAAAACTTGGCTTATGACGATTTCAAAAAATCTTCATATTGATCTCTTACGCCATCGAAAATCGAATCTGGATAATCAAACTTCCAATGAAAAGAATTCTGATTATTACGATATAATTGATGAATCGCCCAGCGCCGAAGACGTTTTGATTACCGAACAAAATTTGGCAAAGTTGCTCCGTGATATTAAAAGATTGAAACCACATTATCAATCCGTCATTAACTTGCGCTACTTTCAAGAATTGAGTTATAATGAAATTTCTGAGGAGTTAGGTGAGCCCGTAAATAATGTAAAAGTTAAATTGTTGCGGGCCAAAAAACTATTGGCTGAAATTATTCAAAAGACATAA
- a CDS encoding aspartate aminotransferase (manually curated): MPSISKKGLAMPESPIRKLAPYAEKAHDEGKVVYYLNIGQPDIKSPEVAMDAVSNHSLEILAYTRSEGSLGYRNNIANYYKNFGVNVGAEDIIVTTGGSEALLFAFGSTMDVGDEVIIPEPFYANYNGFSVSSGVNVVPVISKIENNFALPPIESFEKLITPRTKAILICNPGNPTGYVYSEDEIKSLAELVKKHNIFLIADEVYREFVYDGYKFFSIMQVEGLDDHAIIIDSVSKRYSMCGARIGYLVSRNKEVMATALKFAQARLSPPTLAQIASEAALQTPQSYFDDVLEEYTERRNLLISELKKIEDLKVGVPKGAFYCIVELPVENAEDFAKWLLDSFSYNGETIMVAPAAGFYSTPGHGLNQIRIAYVLNKKSLVKAVKILKEALIVYTE, translated from the coding sequence ATGCCATCAATTTCGAAAAAAGGGCTGGCAATGCCCGAAAGCCCAATTAGAAAACTCGCTCCCTATGCAGAAAAGGCTCATGATGAAGGGAAAGTTGTTTATTATTTAAATATCGGCCAACCAGATATAAAAAGCCCTGAAGTCGCAATGGATGCTGTTAGTAACCATTCGTTAGAAATCTTGGCGTATACAAGGTCAGAAGGATCACTGGGTTATAGGAATAATATTGCCAATTATTATAAGAACTTTGGGGTAAATGTTGGCGCCGAGGACATCATTGTTACCACCGGTGGCAGTGAGGCTCTTCTTTTCGCTTTCGGATCTACCATGGATGTTGGCGATGAAGTTATTATACCAGAACCTTTCTACGCGAACTACAATGGATTTTCTGTATCCTCAGGTGTTAATGTAGTCCCTGTTATCTCTAAAATTGAAAATAATTTTGCCTTACCTCCTATCGAAAGTTTTGAGAAACTAATTACTCCTAGGACTAAGGCAATCCTAATTTGCAATCCTGGCAATCCTACCGGTTACGTTTATTCTGAAGATGAGATTAAGAGCTTGGCAGAGTTGGTGAAGAAGCACAACATTTTCTTGATTGCAGATGAAGTGTATCGGGAATTTGTATACGACGGATACAAATTTTTCTCGATTATGCAGGTTGAAGGATTGGATGACCACGCAATTATAATCGACTCCGTATCGAAGCGTTATAGTATGTGCGGAGCTAGAATTGGATATTTAGTATCAAGAAATAAAGAAGTTATGGCAACAGCACTAAAGTTTGCTCAAGCTAGACTTAGTCCACCAACACTCGCGCAAATTGCAAGTGAAGCCGCACTGCAGACGCCTCAAAGTTATTTTGATGACGTTTTAGAAGAATATACAGAACGCAGGAATCTCTTAATTTCTGAACTCAAAAAGATTGAAGATTTAAAGGTCGGAGTTCCAAAAGGCGCTTTTTATTGTATTGTTGAATTGCCCGTAGAAAATGCCGAGGATTTCGCAAAATGGCTTCTTGATTCGTTCAGTTATAACGGCGAAACTATAATGGTTGCACCTGCAGCTGGATTTTACTCTACTCCAGGGCATGGGCTTAACCAAATTAGGATTGCATACGTTCTAAACAAAAAGAGTCTAGTAAAAGCGGTTAAAATTCTTAAAGAAGCATTAATAGTGTATACTGAATAG
- a CDS encoding valyl-tRNA synthetase: MNLPTKYVASKVENKWYSYWMENGYFHSEPDEREPYTIVIPPPNVTGVLHMGHMLNNTLQDVLIRKARLMGKNACWVPGTDHASIATEAKVVAKLREQGINKNDLSRQEFLDHAWEWKEEYGGVILEQLKQLGCSCDWDRTKFTMDKEMSESVIQVFIDLYKKGLIYRGFRMVNWDPEAKTTLSDEEVIHVERTDKLYYVKYKVEGEENYVTIATTRPETILGDTAVCVHPEDERFINLIGKQVIVPVCDRIVPIIADAYVDMEFGTGCLKITPAHDVNDYQIGERHNLDTIDILNEDGTLNAFGLEHQGKDRVVARMDMAKQLDSMGLLVKTEDITHKVGTSERTKAVIEPRLSDQWFLKMEDLVKPAIDAVLEDEEINLYPKHFQNTYRHWMENIRDWNISRQLWWGQQIPAYYYGNGKDDFVVAENIDEALELAKKKANNDSFTRDNLSQDKDVLDTWFSSWLWPISVFDGIRNPNNKEIEYYYPTNDLVTGPDILFFWVARMIIAGYEYRGEKPFTNVYFTGLVRDKQRRKMSKQLGNSPDALKLIQEYGADGVRVGLLLSSAAGNDLMFDEDLCKQGKSFANKIWNAFRLIKGWEIEDIDQPHSSKIALEWFQHKFNEANATIEDHYGKYRLSDAIMTIYKLIWDDFCSWLLEMIKPEYQMPIDAETFKGIIDIFENNLKLLHPFMPFLTEEIWQHIEDRSKEDALMISEYPKAEKFDSKVIADFEVVKDIISGIRTIRKEKNISFKDGINLSIINNDNFTKDYDSLIMKMGNIDSIDYVNQSVDGSISFRLNSNEYFIPILGTIDIEDEVNKLKEELDYTKGFLNSVRKKLTNERFVSNAPDAVVASEKKKEADAVAKIETIEASIKNFQ; the protein is encoded by the coding sequence ATGAATTTGCCAACTAAATATGTTGCTTCAAAAGTAGAAAATAAATGGTATAGCTACTGGATGGAAAATGGTTATTTCCATTCAGAACCAGATGAGAGAGAGCCATATACAATTGTTATTCCACCTCCAAATGTGACTGGAGTTTTGCACATGGGTCATATGTTGAACAACACCTTACAAGATGTATTGATTAGAAAGGCTCGCCTAATGGGTAAAAATGCATGTTGGGTTCCTGGTACAGACCACGCTTCTATTGCTACGGAAGCAAAAGTTGTTGCCAAATTAAGAGAACAAGGCATTAATAAGAACGATTTATCACGTCAGGAGTTTTTAGATCATGCCTGGGAATGGAAAGAAGAATACGGGGGTGTAATCTTGGAGCAATTAAAACAACTAGGATGTTCGTGTGATTGGGATCGCACAAAATTTACCATGGATAAGGAAATGAGCGAATCTGTTATTCAGGTATTTATAGATTTATATAAAAAAGGCTTGATTTATCGTGGTTTTAGAATGGTGAATTGGGATCCGGAAGCTAAGACGACTCTTTCTGATGAAGAAGTAATTCATGTTGAAAGGACCGATAAGCTTTATTACGTTAAATATAAAGTTGAAGGTGAAGAAAATTATGTGACCATTGCCACCACAAGACCTGAAACAATTCTTGGTGATACTGCAGTTTGTGTACATCCCGAAGATGAAAGATTTATAAATCTTATCGGCAAACAAGTGATAGTTCCTGTTTGTGATAGGATTGTACCGATTATCGCGGATGCTTATGTAGATATGGAATTTGGTACCGGCTGTTTAAAAATTACTCCTGCACATGATGTAAACGATTATCAGATTGGAGAACGACATAATCTTGATACCATCGATATTTTAAATGAGGATGGAACTCTTAATGCTTTTGGATTAGAACATCAAGGAAAAGATAGAGTAGTAGCTAGAATGGATATGGCCAAGCAACTAGATTCTATGGGCTTATTGGTGAAAACCGAGGATATTACCCATAAAGTTGGTACCAGCGAACGCACCAAAGCGGTTATAGAACCTCGCTTGTCAGATCAATGGTTTCTTAAAATGGAAGATTTGGTGAAACCGGCGATTGATGCTGTTCTTGAAGATGAAGAGATTAATTTGTATCCAAAGCATTTTCAAAATACCTATCGCCACTGGATGGAGAACATTCGAGATTGGAACATTTCTAGGCAACTTTGGTGGGGCCAACAGATTCCGGCTTATTACTACGGAAATGGAAAAGATGATTTTGTTGTTGCAGAAAATATCGATGAAGCCTTAGAGTTAGCTAAAAAGAAAGCGAATAATGATTCATTTACAAGAGATAATTTATCTCAGGACAAGGACGTCCTAGACACTTGGTTTTCTTCATGGTTATGGCCTATCAGTGTCTTTGATGGAATCAGAAATCCGAACAATAAAGAAATAGAATATTATTATCCGACCAACGATTTAGTTACTGGTCCAGACATCCTGTTTTTTTGGGTAGCCCGGATGATTATCGCCGGATATGAGTATAGAGGTGAAAAACCTTTTACGAACGTTTACTTTACCGGACTTGTAAGAGATAAGCAAAGACGTAAAATGTCCAAGCAGTTAGGCAATTCACCCGATGCTCTTAAATTGATTCAAGAATATGGGGCAGATGGAGTGAGAGTAGGCCTTTTATTAAGTTCTGCCGCGGGGAATGACCTTATGTTCGATGAAGATTTATGCAAGCAAGGAAAGTCTTTTGCCAATAAAATATGGAATGCTTTTAGGCTCATTAAAGGCTGGGAAATCGAAGATATTGATCAACCACATTCATCTAAGATTGCGCTAGAGTGGTTTCAACATAAATTTAATGAAGCTAATGCAACCATAGAAGATCATTACGGCAAATACCGTCTGTCTGATGCAATAATGACTATTTATAAATTGATTTGGGATGATTTCTGTAGCTGGTTGTTAGAGATGATCAAGCCTGAATATCAGATGCCCATAGACGCCGAAACCTTCAAAGGAATTATCGATATTTTTGAAAACAACTTAAAATTACTTCATCCCTTTATGCCATTTCTAACTGAAGAAATTTGGCAACACATTGAAGATAGGTCTAAAGAAGATGCGCTAATGATATCGGAATATCCTAAGGCAGAAAAATTCGATTCGAAAGTTATTGCTGATTTTGAAGTCGTTAAGGATATAATTTCTGGTATTAGAACGATTCGGAAAGAAAAAAACATATCATTTAAGGATGGCATAAATCTTTCCATAATTAACAACGACAATTTTACTAAAGACTATGATTCCTTGATTATGAAAATGGGAAACATAGACTCGATTGACTATGTTAATCAATCTGTGGATGGCTCAATTTCTTTCAGATTAAATTCTAATGAATACTTTATCCCGATACTCGGAACTATTGATATTGAAGATGAAGTAAATAAGCTAAAAGAAGAATTAGATTATACCAAAGGATTTTTGAATTCTGTTCGCAAAAAACTCACTAATGAAAGATTTGTTAGCAATGCTCCCGATGCAGTAGTTGCCAGTGAAAAGAAAAAAGAAGCCGATGCGGTTGCTAAGATTGAAACAATTGAAGCAAGCATCAAGAATTTTCAGTAA
- a CDS encoding RNA polymerase sigma-70 factor, ECF subfamily — protein sequence MSLSIEENIVQLLKVGDKRALNLLYENYSDSLYGAILKVTINEEVAQDALQETFIKVWKNAKRYDPTKAKLFTWLFRIARNTAIDKLRSFNNRYEKEVQIDKSDVYILPATSLNQDVMDLKSHVARLDEKYQIVLNALFFEGMTQQEASEELEIPLGTIKSRLKIGLRELKKVYSS from the coding sequence TTGAGTTTATCGATTGAAGAAAATATAGTACAACTTTTAAAGGTTGGAGATAAAAGAGCTCTAAATCTTTTATATGAGAATTATTCTGATAGTTTGTACGGTGCCATTTTAAAGGTCACTATAAACGAGGAAGTGGCTCAAGATGCCTTGCAAGAGACCTTTATAAAGGTCTGGAAAAATGCCAAGCGTTATGACCCAACAAAAGCTAAGCTCTTTACTTGGCTGTTCAGGATTGCACGCAATACCGCCATCGATAAATTAAGAAGTTTCAATAATAGATACGAGAAAGAAGTCCAAATAGACAAATCAGACGTATATATACTACCAGCAACGAGTTTAAACCAAGATGTTATGGATTTAAAATCACATGTTGCTCGGTTAGATGAAAAGTATCAAATTGTTCTTAATGCATTATTTTTTGAGGGCATGACTCAGCAGGAAGCGAGCGAAGAATTAGAAATTCCATTAGGTACTATAAAATCTAGGTTAAAAATTGGCTTAAGAGAACTTAAGAAAGTATATAGTTCATAA
- a CDS encoding PDZ domain (Also known as DHR or GLGF) — protein sequence MWKKLFVVLLISAGYFSGYTQSRFNLTDSYQEKVHFKLIDNLIIIPVTVNGVELSFLLDTGVSKAILFNLVNLADSLKINNVETIYLQGLGGGEPIEALKSKKNLFRIGNTINVNQDLFVILDETINFTPRLGFPVHGIIGYDLFKDFVVEINYSKRFLRFHDPRYYEYKKCGKCETLPLTFFNFKPYITAEVEIKDHYVPVKLLIDSGGSDALWLFDDKSLGIHLYDAPYFTDFLGLGLSGSVYGNRSKLKSFRLKSFELHNINVAYPDSTSISEARKFSERNGSIAGELLKRFNMIIDYPSSKITLQKNSLFKKPFLYNKSGLVLQQDGIRIVKVQNIQNLFPSAIGRQNNADDANSIIEIVKSYTLAVRPAIVIAEIRKESAAQKSGLKVGDIVIRVNGDDTSKYQLQEVISNFFDDDGKLITIDVDRNGILMRFKFRLENVLKQKDLQN from the coding sequence ATGTGGAAGAAACTTTTTGTGGTTTTATTAATTTCCGCTGGCTACTTTAGCGGTTATACTCAGTCGCGATTTAACCTCACCGACAGCTATCAAGAAAAGGTTCATTTTAAACTTATAGACAATCTTATAATTATTCCTGTTACGGTCAATGGCGTAGAATTGTCATTTTTGCTAGACACCGGCGTTAGTAAAGCTATACTTTTTAATCTCGTTAACCTAGCGGATTCTCTAAAGATTAATAACGTTGAAACCATTTATTTACAAGGACTCGGAGGTGGCGAGCCCATTGAAGCGCTTAAGTCCAAGAAGAATCTTTTTAGAATCGGCAATACTATAAATGTGAATCAGGATTTATTTGTTATCCTCGACGAAACTATAAATTTTACGCCGAGATTAGGATTTCCGGTACATGGTATTATCGGCTACGATTTATTCAAAGATTTTGTTGTAGAGATCAATTATAGCAAGAGATTTTTAAGATTTCATGACCCCAGATATTATGAATACAAAAAATGTGGTAAATGTGAAACGCTGCCGTTAACATTCTTCAATTTTAAGCCATACATTACTGCTGAAGTCGAAATAAAAGACCATTATGTGCCTGTAAAACTGTTGATTGATTCTGGCGGGAGTGATGCGCTTTGGCTGTTCGATGATAAGAGTTTGGGGATTCATTTGTACGATGCTCCGTATTTTACGGATTTCTTAGGATTAGGTTTGAGCGGAAGCGTCTACGGAAACCGCTCAAAACTTAAGTCATTTAGATTGAAATCCTTTGAACTTCATAATATCAACGTTGCATATCCAGATTCGACTTCAATTAGCGAAGCGAGAAAATTTTCGGAAAGAAACGGAAGCATAGCGGGAGAACTACTTAAGCGGTTTAACATGATTATTGACTATCCATCTTCTAAGATTACACTACAAAAGAACTCGCTATTCAAAAAACCATTTTTATATAATAAATCAGGCCTAGTTCTTCAACAAGATGGGATAAGGATTGTAAAAGTGCAGAATATTCAGAATTTATTTCCAAGTGCCATTGGTAGGCAAAATAATGCTGACGATGCTAATAGTATCATAGAAATTGTAAAATCTTACACTTTAGCCGTAAGACCTGCAATCGTGATTGCAGAAATTAGAAAAGAATCTGCTGCCCAGAAATCGGGACTTAAAGTAGGAGATATTGTAATTAGAGTAAATGGGGACGACACTAGTAAATATCAGTTGCAAGAGGTTATTTCAAACTTTTTTGACGATGATGGCAAACTCATAACCATAGATGTGGATAGGAATGGTATACTAATGCGTTTCAAGTTTAGATTAGAAAATGTACTAAAACAAAAAGACCTTCAAAATTGA
- a CDS encoding Glycosyltransferase, catalytic subunit of cellulose synthase and poly-beta-1,6-N-acetylglucosamine synthase, translating into MELSLLLFYSFLLIVVIQIIFYAFVFGKLAFFQSPELSPKSLAVSVIICAKDEEENLKKFLPLILKQDYPNFEVVLINDSSYDNSLEVMEEFQSAYPNVKIVNVQPNERFYGNKKYALTLGIRAASNDFLLLTDADCKPNSALWISNMTKNFSRENSIVLGYGAYRKIKNSFLNKLIRFETLLAASQYFSFALLKSPYMGVGRNLAYRKGLFISNKGFDQQIKIKSGDDDLLIGKIANSRNTTIAINKESFTVSEPKSTFKEWILQKRRHITTSKFYSTKHKVLLGAFYVSQFLFLILGISLISLQLHLVFVFSLVALRYSFQFFMMNRISRKLDEQDLVPFMPFLEISVIAFQMYIFIYNLISRPKHWN; encoded by the coding sequence ATGGAATTATCCTTACTACTTTTTTATTCTTTTCTTCTAATAGTAGTAATCCAAATTATTTTTTACGCTTTTGTTTTCGGGAAATTAGCTTTTTTCCAATCCCCGGAATTGTCTCCAAAATCTTTAGCGGTTTCTGTAATTATTTGCGCAAAAGATGAAGAGGAAAATCTGAAAAAATTCCTTCCGCTCATCCTCAAGCAAGATTATCCGAACTTTGAAGTTGTACTAATTAACGATAGCTCATACGATAATTCGTTAGAAGTTATGGAAGAATTTCAATCCGCTTATCCCAATGTCAAAATTGTGAATGTACAACCGAATGAAAGGTTTTACGGTAATAAGAAATACGCGTTGACCTTAGGAATTAGAGCGGCTTCCAATGATTTTCTACTACTTACCGACGCCGACTGCAAACCAAATTCTGCACTTTGGATATCTAACATGACTAAAAATTTTAGTAGAGAAAATTCAATCGTCCTTGGATACGGTGCTTATCGTAAAATCAAAAATTCTTTTTTGAACAAATTAATTAGGTTTGAAACCTTGTTGGCTGCGTCCCAATATTTTTCATTCGCATTGTTGAAGTCACCTTATATGGGAGTCGGGAGAAATTTAGCTTACCGCAAAGGATTATTCATTAGTAATAAAGGTTTTGACCAACAAATTAAAATAAAATCTGGAGATGATGATCTTCTGATTGGGAAGATTGCAAATTCACGAAATACTACCATTGCAATAAACAAGGAAAGTTTTACAGTTTCAGAACCGAAAAGCACCTTTAAGGAATGGATTCTTCAAAAGCGGAGGCACATAACGACATCCAAATTTTATTCTACCAAACATAAAGTATTATTAGGAGCGTTTTATGTATCTCAATTCTTGTTCTTAATATTGGGCATCTCTCTGATTTCGCTTCAACTTCATCTAGTCTTTGTATTTAGCTTAGTAGCTCTCCGTTATAGTTTTCAATTTTTTATGATGAATAGAATATCAAGAAAATTGGACGAGCAGGACCTTGTTCCCTTCATGCCTTTCTTAGAAATCTCGGTAATTGCCTTTCAAATGTATATCTTTATATATAATCTGATATCGCGCCCAAAACATTGGAATTAG
- a CDS encoding UDP-N-acetylmuramate dehydrogenase, translating to MQIETNISLKPYNTFGIDVKAKKYVSINEVAELVSILKEYSSDDLFILSGGSNMLLTTDISSLVVHLNLNGIETVYEDDHIIRLKIAAGENWHKVVNYCLERDYGGIENLSLIPGNTGSTPIQNIGAYGVEIKDVLVSCDAINISNQQIRTFHLSECKFGYRDSVFKNELKGQYIITSVTLELTKKGHFLKTEYGAINTELQKRDVTNPTIQDISEAVVKIRSEKLPDPKEIGNSGSFFKNPIVSLEKYKTLKNNFEDIPSYQVSDSEVKIPAGWLIEKSGFKGKRFGEYGVHKNQALVLVNYGNASGNEIYQLSELIKLTIDRIFGIQIETEVNIF from the coding sequence GTGCAGATTGAAACAAACATATCGCTTAAACCTTATAATACCTTCGGAATAGACGTAAAGGCAAAAAAGTATGTATCTATAAACGAAGTGGCGGAACTTGTTTCAATTTTAAAAGAATACAGTTCTGATGATTTATTTATCCTTAGTGGCGGGAGCAATATGCTATTGACCACTGATATTTCTTCTTTGGTAGTTCATCTTAACCTTAATGGAATTGAGACCGTTTATGAAGACGACCACATCATTCGCCTTAAAATCGCTGCAGGTGAAAATTGGCATAAGGTTGTTAATTATTGTCTCGAAAGAGATTATGGCGGTATAGAAAATCTTTCTCTGATTCCGGGAAATACCGGTAGCACACCGATTCAAAATATTGGTGCCTATGGCGTCGAAATAAAAGATGTTCTAGTAAGCTGTGATGCTATAAATATTTCAAATCAGCAAATTAGGACTTTTCATCTTTCAGAATGCAAATTTGGTTATCGTGATTCGGTTTTTAAAAATGAATTGAAAGGCCAATACATAATTACAAGTGTTACCCTGGAATTAACAAAAAAAGGTCATTTTCTTAAAACTGAATATGGAGCCATTAACACCGAACTTCAAAAACGTGATGTCACAAATCCAACCATTCAAGATATTTCAGAAGCAGTTGTAAAAATCCGGAGTGAGAAATTGCCGGATCCAAAGGAAATCGGTAATAGCGGAAGCTTTTTTAAGAATCCAATCGTGTCGTTAGAGAAATACAAGACTCTAAAAAATAATTTTGAAGACATTCCATCCTATCAAGTTTCGGATTCGGAAGTGAAAATACCAGCTGGTTGGTTAATAGAGAAATCTGGATTTAAAGGAAAACGTTTCGGAGAATACGGTGTCCATAAAAACCAAGCTTTGGTCTTGGTAAATTATGGAAATGCTAGTGGAAATGAAATTTATCAGCTTTCAGAACTCATCAAACTAACTATAGACAGGATTTTCGGGATACAGATTGAAACGGAAGTCAATATATTTTAA
- a CDS encoding Anti-sigma-K factor rskA has protein sequence MEKNLQSFLNSGLIERYALGETTNLEELQVESFLSKYPEARLEYEKTQQSLEILCKANAVEAPELILDKVLAELDYESDGVIHLNSTRIRTPWYGIAASIVALLFAGASFLLYQQNQALLHENNVVVDEIFDLRSDINNNNERLDDVMKQFLKLNNPDTEKYVFKGKNDRAKNLKTVAYINAVEKTSMIDVVSLPQLPKEQYYQMWAELQDRMVNLGILDATSKDLQSIPYLEDALGLSITIENREGTHEATAENSVAEIKLKNN, from the coding sequence ATGGAAAAAAATTTACAATCGTTTTTAAACTCTGGTCTTATCGAAAGATACGCACTGGGCGAAACCACTAATCTTGAAGAACTTCAAGTTGAGAGTTTCCTTTCAAAATATCCGGAGGCGCGCTTAGAGTATGAAAAAACTCAGCAAAGTCTAGAGATACTTTGTAAGGCTAACGCTGTTGAAGCTCCAGAATTAATTCTGGATAAAGTTTTAGCAGAATTAGATTACGAATCGGATGGCGTTATTCATTTAAACAGTACCCGAATCAGAACACCTTGGTACGGAATTGCTGCAAGTATTGTTGCACTTCTTTTTGCAGGTGCATCCTTCCTTTTATATCAACAAAATCAAGCTTTACTTCACGAGAACAATGTTGTTGTAGATGAAATTTTCGACCTTCGAAGTGACATTAACAATAATAATGAACGCTTGGATGATGTGATGAAGCAATTCTTGAAGTTGAACAATCCAGATACAGAAAAATATGTTTTCAAAGGCAAGAACGATCGTGCTAAGAACTTAAAAACTGTAGCATATATAAATGCGGTTGAAAAAACTTCGATGATCGATGTTGTTTCATTACCACAATTACCGAAAGAACAGTATTACCAAATGTGGGCAGAATTGCAAGATAGAATGGTTAATCTAGGAATTTTAGATGCAACTTCTAAAGACCTTCAATCTATTCCTTACTTGGAAGATGCTCTTGGTTTAAGTATCACTATAGAAAATAGAGAAGGAACCCATGAGGCGACTGCTGAAAATTCTGTAGCAGAAATAAAATTAAAGAATAACTAA
- a CDS encoding Mn2+ and Fe2+ transporters of the NRAMP family, whose protein sequence is MQFSFKRLGPGLLFAGAAIGVSHLVQSTRAGADFGFGLVWALLVINLFKYPFFLYGPQYAAATGETLLDGYRKLGKGILIFYFVLNLATMFTIQTAVTIVTAGIATTLFGNILSIEVWTIIILAICLILLLKGRYAFLDKLMKIIIITLTVSTLIAVVLALNGNHQIHSFAQILPKGKLEIAFLIAFMGWMPAPLDISVWHSLWTLEKKQQIDDYDFKASRYDFNLGYLATILIGLGFIALGAFVMYGSGESFSPQGGKFAEQLIDMYTASLGSWSYIIIGIAAFTTMFSTTLTTLDASPRAMSKAVEILQNKTNKHSYLFWILLLTIGTIAIFFFLASEMGLLIKVATILSFLTAPFFAIINYKLMSSKHVPAQFRPSKFMHVLSWLGIIFLCAFSIWYIMSM, encoded by the coding sequence ATGCAATTTTCATTTAAGCGTTTAGGACCAGGACTCTTATTTGCCGGTGCAGCAATCGGAGTATCCCATTTGGTACAATCGACCAGAGCCGGGGCTGACTTCGGATTTGGATTGGTTTGGGCACTTCTGGTTATAAACTTGTTTAAATATCCATTTTTTCTATACGGGCCACAATATGCGGCAGCCACGGGAGAAACCTTATTAGATGGTTATCGGAAGTTAGGGAAAGGCATCCTTATATTTTATTTTGTGCTTAACCTGGCAACCATGTTTACCATTCAAACAGCGGTCACTATTGTTACTGCCGGAATCGCCACCACTCTCTTCGGAAACATTTTATCGATTGAAGTCTGGACGATTATAATCTTAGCGATATGCTTAATCTTATTATTGAAGGGTAGGTACGCCTTTTTAGATAAGCTGATGAAAATAATTATCATCACGCTTACCGTCAGCACACTAATTGCAGTTGTGCTTGCTCTTAACGGAAATCACCAAATACACTCTTTTGCGCAAATCTTACCAAAAGGGAAGCTGGAAATCGCTTTCTTGATTGCCTTCATGGGCTGGATGCCTGCTCCGTTGGATATTTCGGTCTGGCACTCACTTTGGACCTTAGAGAAAAAGCAGCAGATAGATGATTACGATTTTAAAGCGTCGAGATATGATTTTAACCTGGGTTACCTCGCAACCATTTTAATCGGGTTGGGTTTTATCGCTCTCGGTGCGTTTGTAATGTATGGTTCTGGTGAAAGTTTTAGTCCGCAAGGCGGAAAATTCGCAGAGCAGTTAATCGATATGTATACTGCTAGCTTAGGCAGCTGGTCTTATATAATAATTGGTATTGCTGCATTTACCACTATGTTTAGCACAACGCTTACTACTTTGGACGCGTCGCCCCGAGCCATGTCTAAAGCTGTGGAAATCCTTCAAAATAAAACAAATAAACATTCTTATCTTTTCTGGATTCTACTATTGACGATTGGCACTATCGCCATTTTCTTCTTTTTAGCTTCAGAAATGGGATTATTAATTAAGGTCGCGACAATTTTATCCTTCTTAACTGCTCCTTTTTTTGCTATCATAAATTATAAGTTGATGAGCAGTAAACACGTGCCCGCGCAATTTCGCCCCTCTAAATTTATGCACGTGCTGAGTTGGTTAGGAATTATATTTTTATGCGCATTTAGCATTTGGTATATAATGTCGATGTAA